In the genome of Acidobacteriota bacterium, one region contains:
- a CDS encoding Uma2 family endonuclease, translating to MSTRTLLTEADFDALPREEGKAYELSEGELVVTASPRLLHNLVRERLHLSLGAFCQEHKLGVLLTEMDCRLATATIRIPDFAFVTAGRLRDMDLNDRIEGAPDLAVEIVSPSNSPADLALKVRQYLQAGVRLVWVIYPETRLVCIYRPDGSFEYRENGQVLDAPSIFPGWSLPLPDLFNVS from the coding sequence ATGAGCACGCGGACGCTGCTCACGGAGGCCGATTTCGACGCGCTGCCACGCGAGGAGGGGAAAGCCTATGAACTCAGCGAAGGCGAACTCGTTGTGACCGCCTCTCCCCGGCTGCTACATAACCTGGTGCGTGAGCGCCTACACCTTTCGCTCGGAGCATTCTGTCAGGAGCACAAACTTGGCGTATTGCTCACCGAGATGGACTGTCGCCTGGCAACCGCTACGATCCGCATACCCGATTTTGCCTTCGTGACCGCCGGCCGGCTTCGAGACATGGATCTGAACGACCGCATCGAGGGTGCCCCCGATCTGGCTGTCGAGATCGTGTCACCCTCGAACAGTCCGGCCGATCTGGCCTTGAAGGTCCGGCAGTATCTGCAAGCCGGCGTGCGGCTGGTCTGGGTGATCTATCCAGAGACGCGGCTCGTCTGCATTTACCGACCTGACGGCAGCTTTGAATACCGCGAAAACGGCCAGGTCCTCGACGCCCCCAGCATCTTTCCCGGCTGGAGTCTGCCGCTACCCGATCTGTTCAACGTTAGCTAG